From the Gadus chalcogrammus isolate NIFS_2021 chromosome 15, NIFS_Gcha_1.0, whole genome shotgun sequence genome, one window contains:
- the chst3a gene encoding carbohydrate sulfotransferase 3a isoform X2, giving the protein MKTKYAIVFIFIVALVIIEKESNILSRVSDKLTQRQTPLQTSSSPMYENETTQNALADDQDPRDRAMGNYNASDPHKHILLMATTRSGSSFVGEFFNQHGGNMFYMFEPLWHIERKLADAAESGNVTGLTEMYRDVLQGLFLCDFGSLERYISPAPQDHVTAALFRRESSSSLCEKSVCSPFVKDIFERYHCRTRRCGPLNLTLAAESCLSKKHHAIKTVRVRQLETLRPLVEDPRLDVMVIQLVRDPRAVLASRMVAFSAQYQTWNSWAQEGDVPEDVEQVKRFKGTCDQIRMSAELGLGLPSWLKGRYMLVRYEDIAHFPMQKAEEMYKFTGIPFSPQAKNWILKNTQTTRGASGVYSTQKNSSEQAEKWRYRIPFKLALVVQKLCGPAMKMFGYKFVDSETALLNRSLSLLEERRFGFSQD; this is encoded by the exons ATGAAGACCAAGTATGCCATCGTCTTCATCTTTATCGTGGCCCTGGTCATCATCGAGAAGGAGAGCAACATACTGTCAAG GGTGTCCGATAAGCTGACCCAGAGGCAGACTCCATTGCAGACGTCATCCAGCCCCATGTACGAAAACGAAACGACCCAAAATGCCCTCGCTGACGACCAGGACCCGAGAGATAGAGCTATGGGAAACTACAACGCCAGCGACCCACACAAGCACATCCTGCTCATGGCCACCACCCGGTCGGGCTCCTCGTTTGTGGGGGAGTTCTTCAACCAGCACGGCGGGAACATGTTCTACATGTTCGAGCCCCTCTGGCACATCGAGCGCAAGCTGGCCGACGCGGCAGAGAGCGGGAACGTCACGGGGTTGACGGAGATGTACCGGGACGTTCTCCAGGGGCTCTTCCTGTGTGACTTCGGCTCTCTGGAGAGGTACATCTCGCCGGCTCCTCAGGACCACGTCACCGCAGCGCTGTTCCGTAGAGAGTCCAGTTCGTCGCTCTGTGAAAAGTCGGTTTGCTCCCCCTTCGTTAAGGACATTTTCGAGAG GTACCACTGTAGGACCCGCCGTTGTGGCCCACTCAACCTGACCCTGGCGGCCGAGTCCTGCCTGTCGAAGAAACACCACGCCATCAAAACCGTGCGCGTGCGGCAGCTGGAGACGCTCCGGCCCCTGGTGGAGGACCCGCGCCTGGACGTCATGGTGATCCAGCTGGTCCGAGACCCGCGGGCCGTCCTGGCGTCCCGCATGGTGGCCTTCTCGGCCCAGTACCAGACGTGGAACTCCTGGGCGCAGGAGGGCGACGTGCCCGAAGACGTGGAGCAGGTGAAGCGCTTCAAGGGAACCTGCGACCAGATCAGGATGTCGGCGGAGCTGGGCCTGGGTCTGCCCAGCTGGCTAAAGGGACGCTACATGCTGGTGAGATACGAGGACATCGCGCACTTCCCCATGCAGAAGGCGGAGGAGATGTACAAGTTCACCGGGATCCCGTTCAGTCCCCAGGCCAAGAACTGGATCCTTAAGAACACCCAAACCACCAGGGGGGCGAGCGGGGTCTACTCCACGCAGAAGAACTCCTCGGAGCAGGCGGAGAAGTGGCGGTATCGCATCCCCTTCAAGCTAGCCCTGGTGGTGCAGAAGCTGTGTGGACCCGCCATGAAGATGTTTGGGTATAAGTTTGTGGATAGCGAGACGGCGCTGCTGAACAGGTCCCTGAGTTTGCTGGAGGAGAGACGGTTTGGCTTCTCACAGGATTGA
- the chst3a gene encoding carbohydrate sulfotransferase 3a isoform X1: MKTKYAIVFIFIVALVIIEKESNILSRTLNRVSDKLTQRQTPLQTSSSPMYENETTQNALADDQDPRDRAMGNYNASDPHKHILLMATTRSGSSFVGEFFNQHGGNMFYMFEPLWHIERKLADAAESGNVTGLTEMYRDVLQGLFLCDFGSLERYISPAPQDHVTAALFRRESSSSLCEKSVCSPFVKDIFERYHCRTRRCGPLNLTLAAESCLSKKHHAIKTVRVRQLETLRPLVEDPRLDVMVIQLVRDPRAVLASRMVAFSAQYQTWNSWAQEGDVPEDVEQVKRFKGTCDQIRMSAELGLGLPSWLKGRYMLVRYEDIAHFPMQKAEEMYKFTGIPFSPQAKNWILKNTQTTRGASGVYSTQKNSSEQAEKWRYRIPFKLALVVQKLCGPAMKMFGYKFVDSETALLNRSLSLLEERRFGFSQD; this comes from the exons ATGAAGACCAAGTATGCCATCGTCTTCATCTTTATCGTGGCCCTGGTCATCATCGAGAAGGAGAGCAACATACTGTCAAG AACTCTCAATAGGGTGTCCGATAAGCTGACCCAGAGGCAGACTCCATTGCAGACGTCATCCAGCCCCATGTACGAAAACGAAACGACCCAAAATGCCCTCGCTGACGACCAGGACCCGAGAGATAGAGCTATGGGAAACTACAACGCCAGCGACCCACACAAGCACATCCTGCTCATGGCCACCACCCGGTCGGGCTCCTCGTTTGTGGGGGAGTTCTTCAACCAGCACGGCGGGAACATGTTCTACATGTTCGAGCCCCTCTGGCACATCGAGCGCAAGCTGGCCGACGCGGCAGAGAGCGGGAACGTCACGGGGTTGACGGAGATGTACCGGGACGTTCTCCAGGGGCTCTTCCTGTGTGACTTCGGCTCTCTGGAGAGGTACATCTCGCCGGCTCCTCAGGACCACGTCACCGCAGCGCTGTTCCGTAGAGAGTCCAGTTCGTCGCTCTGTGAAAAGTCGGTTTGCTCCCCCTTCGTTAAGGACATTTTCGAGAG GTACCACTGTAGGACCCGCCGTTGTGGCCCACTCAACCTGACCCTGGCGGCCGAGTCCTGCCTGTCGAAGAAACACCACGCCATCAAAACCGTGCGCGTGCGGCAGCTGGAGACGCTCCGGCCCCTGGTGGAGGACCCGCGCCTGGACGTCATGGTGATCCAGCTGGTCCGAGACCCGCGGGCCGTCCTGGCGTCCCGCATGGTGGCCTTCTCGGCCCAGTACCAGACGTGGAACTCCTGGGCGCAGGAGGGCGACGTGCCCGAAGACGTGGAGCAGGTGAAGCGCTTCAAGGGAACCTGCGACCAGATCAGGATGTCGGCGGAGCTGGGCCTGGGTCTGCCCAGCTGGCTAAAGGGACGCTACATGCTGGTGAGATACGAGGACATCGCGCACTTCCCCATGCAGAAGGCGGAGGAGATGTACAAGTTCACCGGGATCCCGTTCAGTCCCCAGGCCAAGAACTGGATCCTTAAGAACACCCAAACCACCAGGGGGGCGAGCGGGGTCTACTCCACGCAGAAGAACTCCTCGGAGCAGGCGGAGAAGTGGCGGTATCGCATCCCCTTCAAGCTAGCCCTGGTGGTGCAGAAGCTGTGTGGACCCGCCATGAAGATGTTTGGGTATAAGTTTGTGGATAGCGAGACGGCGCTGCTGAACAGGTCCCTGAGTTTGCTGGAGGAGAGACGGTTTGGCTTCTCACAGGATTGA